From a single Bacillus sp. NEB1478 genomic region:
- the fliE gene encoding flagellar hook-basal body complex protein FliE → MDKISFGALQSTNQVASSAKSTPFEAQKSFQNYLEGALEKVNQTQIDSNKATQDLMNGNMDNLHQVMITAEKASVTLQTTLEIRNKVVEAYQEIMRMQI, encoded by the coding sequence ATGGATAAAATTTCATTTGGGGCACTTCAAAGTACAAATCAAGTGGCTTCATCAGCCAAAAGTACACCTTTTGAAGCGCAAAAAAGCTTTCAAAACTATCTTGAAGGAGCTTTAGAGAAGGTGAATCAAACACAGATTGATTCCAATAAAGCTACACAGGATTTAATGAATGGGAATATGGATAACCTTCATCAAGTCATGATTACAGCAGAAAAGGCTAGTGTAACTTTACAAACTACTCTCGAAATTCGCAATAAAGTAGTAGAAGCGTACCAGGAAATCATGAGGATGCAGATTTAA
- the flgC gene encoding flagellar basal body rod protein FlgC has translation MGVFDALNFSASGLTAQRLRMDVASSNMANVDTTRGKFVDGKWQPYKRKMVVLGSEDSNFKSMYSNAMNKDVNVNGVKVNGIVEDKAPFKSVYQPDHPDADENGYVQLPNVDPLKEMVDLMSATRSYEANVTALNAAKGMYLKALEIGR, from the coding sequence ATGGGAGTATTTGATGCACTTAACTTCTCAGCATCTGGACTTACAGCACAAAGATTGAGAATGGACGTAGCCTCTTCAAACATGGCAAATGTAGATACGACTAGAGGGAAGTTCGTAGACGGAAAGTGGCAGCCTTATAAAAGGAAAATGGTTGTACTAGGTTCTGAGGATTCCAATTTTAAATCTATGTATAGCAATGCTATGAATAAAGATGTAAATGTAAACGGTGTTAAGGTAAACGGAATTGTAGAGGATAAGGCACCTTTTAAGTCAGTTTATCAGCCTGACCATCCCGATGCGGACGAAAATGGCTATGTACAGCTGCCTAATGTGGACCCATTAAAAGAAATGGTAGATCTAATGAGTGCAACTCGTTCTTATGAAGCAAATGTAACCGCCTTAAATGCAGCAAAAGGAATGTATTTAAAAGCTCTAGAAATAGGCAGGTAG
- the flgB gene encoding flagellar basal body rod protein FlgB: MRNLETALDGAALKQKTVSNNLANIDTPGYKAKETVFKQEFDRSLKAYRTDQRHFAFSTQTPSSFYVKEQRNTTMNNNGNNVDVDKEMAELAKNQLYYQTLVQRINGKFNSIKMVVKGGR; the protein is encoded by the coding sequence ATGAGAAATTTAGAAACGGCATTAGACGGAGCGGCTTTAAAGCAAAAAACGGTATCCAATAATTTAGCGAATATCGATACTCCGGGATATAAAGCAAAAGAAACGGTTTTTAAACAGGAGTTCGATAGAAGCTTAAAAGCTTACCGTACAGATCAAAGGCATTTTGCCTTTAGTACGCAGACTCCTTCGTCTTTTTATGTAAAAGAACAAAGAAACACGACAATGAATAATAATGGAAACAATGTAGATGTTGATAAGGAAATGGCTGAATTAGCTAAAAATCAACTCTATTATCAAACGCTTGTACAACGGATCAATGGGAAATTCAATTCAATTAAGATGGTTGTTAAAGGTGGTAGATAA
- the codY gene encoding GTP-sensing pleiotropic transcriptional regulator CodY: protein MNLLNKARSINSMLQQTGGKQVNFKEMAETLSTVIGANIFVVSRRGKLLGTALKQDIENERMKKMIQDRQFPTEYTKNLFNITESMANIDVESDYTAFPVENKDLFSTGLTTVVPIVGGGERLGTLILSRLSTSFEEDDLVLAEYGATVVGMEILREKAEEIEEEARNKAVVQMAISSLSYSELEAIEHIFEELEGNEGLLVASKIADRVGITRSVIVNALRKLESAGVIESRSLGMKGTYIKVLNDKFLLELEKLKTS, encoded by the coding sequence ATGAATTTATTAAACAAAGCAAGAAGCATTAACTCAATGCTACAACAAACAGGTGGTAAGCAAGTAAACTTTAAAGAGATGGCTGAAACTTTAAGTACGGTTATCGGTGCTAATATATTTGTAGTAAGCCGACGAGGTAAGCTTTTAGGAACTGCTCTCAAACAGGATATCGAAAATGAACGCATGAAAAAAATGATTCAAGATCGTCAATTTCCTACAGAATATACTAAAAATCTTTTTAACATTACTGAATCAATGGCTAACATTGATGTCGAGAGTGACTACACAGCATTCCCTGTTGAAAATAAAGATTTATTTTCTACAGGTTTAACTACAGTTGTACCAATTGTAGGAGGCGGTGAAAGACTTGGAACATTGATTCTTTCCAGACTATCAACTTCTTTTGAAGAAGATGATCTAGTTTTAGCGGAATATGGTGCAACGGTAGTAGGAATGGAGATCCTACGTGAAAAGGCTGAAGAAATTGAAGAAGAAGCGAGAAATAAAGCTGTAGTTCAAATGGCGATCAGTTCACTATCTTATAGTGAACTTGAAGCGATTGAACATATTTTTGAAGAACTTGAAGGCAATGAAGGTCTTCTAGTTGCAAGTAAAATTGCAGATCGAGTAGGTATTACGAGATCTGTGATTGTAAATGCACTTCGTAAATTGGAAAGCGCTGGTGTCATTGAATCTCGCTCACTAGGAATGAAAGGTACTTACATTAAAGTATTAAATGATAAATTCCTGCTGGAGCTTGAAAAATTAAAAACTTCTTAA
- the hslU gene encoding HslU--HslV peptidase ATPase subunit, with protein MNSQLTPRQIVERLDQYIIGQKDAKKAVAVALRNRYRRSLLDDKMRDEVSPKNILMIGPTGVGKTEIARRLAKLAQAPFIKIEATKFTEVGYVGRDVDSMVRDLVETSIRLVKELRMNDVKDKAENNANKRLVELLVPGKKAETSYKNPLEMFFGGGNQNQDPPSEKDDEAALSQSRKQMAHKLALGEMEDHLVTVEVEEQNPSMLDMFQGSGLEQVGMNMQDMLGGIMPKKKKKRKLTVREARKVLTQDEAAKLIDMDDVASEAVYKTEQTGIIFLDEIDKIAGKNQNSADVSREGVQRDILPIVEGSTVMTKYGSIKTDHILFIAAGAFHMAKPSDLIPELQGRFPIRVELNNLSVDDFTRILIEPDNAIIKQYKALLSTEGINVEFSDDAIAKIASIAYDVNQNTDNIGARRLHTILERLLEDLSFEAPDISLDQITITPEYVEEKLANIAKNKDLSQYIL; from the coding sequence ATGAATAGTCAATTAACCCCAAGGCAGATTGTTGAAAGGCTTGATCAATACATCATCGGACAAAAAGATGCTAAAAAAGCAGTTGCTGTTGCACTCCGCAACAGATATAGAAGAAGCCTCCTGGATGATAAAATGCGGGATGAAGTATCTCCAAAGAACATACTGATGATCGGCCCTACAGGTGTAGGAAAGACTGAGATAGCCAGAAGGCTGGCTAAACTTGCTCAAGCGCCATTTATTAAAATTGAGGCAACAAAGTTTACAGAAGTGGGATATGTTGGCCGGGATGTAGATTCTATGGTTCGTGACTTAGTCGAAACTTCCATTAGACTTGTAAAAGAATTGAGAATGAATGATGTTAAAGACAAAGCCGAGAATAATGCAAATAAACGCTTGGTTGAATTGCTTGTTCCAGGTAAAAAAGCGGAAACAAGTTACAAGAATCCATTGGAAATGTTTTTTGGCGGTGGAAACCAGAATCAGGATCCTCCATCTGAAAAAGATGATGAAGCGGCGCTGTCGCAAAGCCGAAAACAGATGGCGCATAAGCTTGCACTAGGCGAAATGGAAGATCATCTTGTAACTGTGGAAGTTGAAGAACAAAATCCATCCATGCTGGATATGTTTCAGGGTTCTGGACTGGAGCAAGTCGGCATGAACATGCAAGATATGCTTGGCGGCATAATGCCTAAGAAAAAGAAGAAACGAAAGCTTACAGTCCGGGAAGCTAGAAAAGTGTTAACCCAGGATGAAGCTGCTAAATTGATAGATATGGACGATGTTGCTAGTGAAGCGGTTTATAAAACAGAGCAAACAGGTATTATATTTTTAGATGAGATTGATAAAATTGCCGGGAAGAACCAGAATTCAGCTGATGTGAGCAGAGAAGGGGTTCAGCGTGACATACTGCCTATCGTAGAAGGTTCAACGGTAATGACGAAATACGGTTCAATTAAAACAGACCATATCTTATTTATCGCAGCGGGAGCGTTTCACATGGCGAAGCCTTCAGACCTAATTCCCGAGCTTCAAGGCAGATTTCCGATCAGAGTTGAATTAAATAACTTGTCTGTAGATGATTTTACACGTATATTAATAGAGCCTGATAATGCGATAATAAAACAGTACAAAGCTCTATTAAGTACAGAAGGTATAAATGTTGAATTTTCTGACGATGCTATTGCTAAGATTGCAAGTATCGCATATGATGTAAATCAAAACACTGACAATATTGGTGCAAGAAGACTTCATACGATATTGGAGCGCTTATTAGAAGACTTGTCTTTTGAAGCCCCGGATATCAGTTTGGACCAAATTACAATTACACCCGAGTATGTAGAAGAAAAACTGGCGAACATCGCTAAAAACAAGGATTTAAGCCAATATATTTTATAG
- the hslV gene encoding ATP-dependent protease subunit HslV: MSTFHATTIFAIQHNGESAMTGDGQVTFGNAVVMKHTAKKVRKLYGGRVLAGFAGSVADAFTLYEKFENKLEEYSGNLQRASVELAKEWRTDQVLRKLEALLIVMNKEHMLLISGTGEVIEPDDGILAIGSGGNYALAAGRALKNKAPNLSAKEIALASLQTAGEICVYTNTEIVLEEL, translated from the coding sequence ATGTCAACTTTTCATGCTACTACCATTTTTGCTATTCAGCATAATGGAGAATCAGCCATGACTGGCGATGGTCAAGTCACATTTGGGAATGCGGTTGTGATGAAACATACTGCCAAAAAAGTAAGAAAGCTTTATGGCGGCAGGGTATTAGCGGGTTTTGCCGGTTCTGTTGCAGATGCATTTACACTTTATGAAAAATTCGAAAACAAACTTGAAGAATATAGTGGAAATCTGCAAAGGGCAAGTGTAGAACTGGCAAAAGAATGGCGTACAGATCAAGTCCTAAGAAAACTTGAAGCACTCCTAATTGTAATGAATAAAGAACATATGCTTCTTATTTCTGGAACAGGGGAAGTAATTGAACCAGATGACGGAATACTAGCAATTGGATCTGGAGGAAATTACGCACTTGCAGCTGGTCGGGCTCTTAAGAATAAAGCTCCTAATCTTTCAGCAAAAGAAATAGCACTGGCTTCCTTACAGACAGCAGGAGAAATTTGCGTTTACACGAATACAGAAATCGTGTTGGAAGAACTTTAA
- the xerC gene encoding tyrosine recombinase XerC has product MVSERELINDFLQYLMIEKNCSTYTIEHYEKDILDFSSFLKQQAIEGFAAVSYVLVRHYLVVLHEKKYARNSVARKISALRSFYRFLNREKIMEENPFAMASLPKKAKRLPQFLYAEELEKLFNVSDLETPIGQRNQAILELLYGTGIRVSECCKIQLRDVDLKMELALIKGKGKKERYVPIGSYAKESIERYLADGRKIQLEKTENKTDSLFLNYKGEPLSPRSVRDILNKLIEESSLTIHISPHVLRHTFATHMLNEGADLRAVQELLGHAQLSSTQVYTHVTKDHLKKIYNNTHPRA; this is encoded by the coding sequence ATGGTATCAGAACGCGAGCTCATTAATGATTTTCTTCAATACTTAATGATTGAAAAGAACTGCTCAACATACACGATCGAACACTATGAAAAAGATATTTTAGACTTTTCTTCTTTTTTGAAACAGCAAGCAATCGAAGGATTCGCTGCTGTTTCTTATGTTTTAGTCAGGCATTATCTTGTAGTTCTTCATGAAAAGAAGTATGCAAGAAATTCAGTCGCACGCAAAATTTCGGCGCTGCGCAGTTTTTATCGTTTCTTAAATCGCGAAAAAATAATGGAGGAAAACCCGTTTGCAATGGCATCGCTGCCTAAAAAAGCAAAAAGGCTTCCCCAGTTTTTATATGCAGAAGAATTAGAAAAACTGTTTAACGTATCCGATTTAGAAACACCGATTGGACAAAGAAATCAAGCCATTCTCGAACTGCTCTACGGAACAGGCATCCGAGTCAGTGAATGCTGTAAAATACAGTTAAGAGATGTAGACTTGAAGATGGAACTCGCCTTAATAAAAGGCAAAGGAAAAAAAGAAAGATATGTACCCATAGGATCGTATGCTAAAGAATCAATTGAACGATATTTAGCTGACGGCAGAAAGATTCAGCTTGAAAAAACAGAAAATAAAACAGATTCTTTATTTTTAAATTATAAAGGGGAACCTTTAAGTCCGAGAAGCGTAAGAGATATATTGAACAAGTTAATTGAAGAATCGTCTCTTACAATACATATTAGCCCTCACGTTTTAAGACACACCTTTGCTACCCATATGCTCAATGAAGGTGCAGATCTAAGGGCGGTTCAGGAATTGCTGGGCCATGCTCAACTGTCATCTACTCAAGTTTATACGCACGTGACTAAAGATCATCTAAAAAAAATCTATAATAATACTCATCCTCGAGCATAA
- the trmFO gene encoding FADH(2)-oxidizing methylenetetrahydrofolate--tRNA-(uracil(54)-C(5))-methyltransferase TrmFO encodes MSHQHINVIGAGLAGSEAAWQIASRGIKVKLYEMRPVRQTPAHHTDKFAELVCSNSLRANTLTNAVGVLKEEMRKLNSVIISSADDCAVPAGGALAVDRHEFAALVTERVKNHPNVEVIHEEVTNIPDGPTIIATGPLTSDNLSNSLNKLTGEEYLYFYDAAAPIIEVDSINMDKVYLKSRYDKGEAAYLNCPMTEEEFDRFYEALITSETVPLKEFEKEIFFEGCMPVEVMAKRGKKTLLFGPMKPVGLEDPKTGKIPYAVVQLRQDNSAGTLYNIVGFQTHLKWGPQKELLHLIPGLENAEVVRYGVMHRNTFLNSPKMLKNTYQLQSRNDLFFAGQMTGVEGYVESAASGLIAGINAAKLVKGEELVTFPKETAIGSMAHYITTANPDNFQPMNANFGLLPALEKRIRNKQERNTALADRALETIQNFITNL; translated from the coding sequence ATGAGTCATCAGCATATAAATGTTATTGGAGCTGGTCTTGCAGGCAGTGAGGCTGCCTGGCAGATCGCTTCAAGAGGTATAAAAGTAAAATTGTACGAAATGAGGCCTGTTAGACAGACACCGGCGCACCATACAGATAAATTTGCAGAACTAGTATGCAGCAACTCATTAAGAGCGAATACATTAACAAATGCTGTTGGTGTATTAAAAGAAGAAATGAGAAAATTAAATTCGGTTATTATTTCTTCAGCAGATGATTGTGCCGTTCCAGCCGGAGGTGCACTAGCTGTTGACCGCCATGAGTTTGCTGCTCTAGTAACAGAGCGTGTTAAAAATCACCCGAACGTTGAAGTCATCCATGAAGAAGTGACAAATATTCCAGATGGACCTACTATAATTGCAACAGGTCCGCTGACATCTGATAATTTATCAAATTCACTTAATAAATTAACAGGTGAAGAGTATCTATATTTCTACGATGCTGCAGCTCCTATTATTGAAGTGGACAGCATCAATATGGATAAAGTATATTTAAAATCGCGTTATGATAAAGGCGAAGCAGCTTACTTAAATTGTCCGATGACAGAAGAAGAGTTTGATCGTTTTTACGAGGCTCTTATAACGTCTGAAACCGTTCCATTAAAAGAATTTGAAAAAGAAATCTTTTTTGAAGGCTGTATGCCTGTGGAAGTTATGGCGAAGCGTGGGAAGAAGACGTTATTATTCGGACCGATGAAACCTGTAGGCCTTGAAGATCCCAAAACAGGGAAGATTCCATACGCTGTTGTTCAATTAAGACAGGATAACAGTGCGGGAACGCTATATAATATTGTAGGATTTCAAACGCATTTAAAATGGGGACCTCAAAAGGAACTTTTGCACCTCATACCTGGGTTAGAAAATGCAGAAGTTGTTCGTTATGGTGTTATGCATAGAAATACATTCTTAAATTCGCCGAAGATGTTAAAGAACACGTATCAGCTGCAATCCAGAAATGATTTATTCTTTGCTGGACAGATGACAGGTGTTGAGGGCTATGTTGAAAGTGCAGCATCCGGTTTAATTGCAGGAATCAACGCTGCTAAACTCGTAAAAGGCGAAGAGCTTGTTACATTCCCAAAAGAAACAGCAATCGGAAGTATGGCGCATTATATTACGACGGCTAACCCTGATAATTTCCAGCCAATGAATGCTAATTTTGGTTTATTGCCGGCATTGGAAAAAAGGATTCGAAACAAGCAAGAACGAAATACGGCATTAGCTGACAGAGCGTTGGAAACAATTCAGAATTTTATAACAAATTTGTGA